The genomic region TCAGAAAGTACCTGtggttaagcgacacatgactacACTTTTAACCTCTTTACTACCATGGCTCCTTGTTAGGCCTTTGGTGGCTGTCTCCTGCTGATTCTCTGAGTGACCTTGGGTAGCTGCTTTCAGTggaccctgctttcttttctcatcctGTGGTAGACACTTCATGGCATTTTAATTCCGACTGCATTATCAGAAGGTTCCTGAGATTGTCCAGGTAACtggcagcccagtggcacagccagGGACAGAGTTCATATAGTGCTGGGGCTCTGTTTGTTCACAGTGGGGTTGAGGCTAATTTTGGTTGTGTCCCTCTTGGAGAGGCAGCAGGCAGGGCAGGGTTTCTCTTGCCAGTCTGGGAGTGGGCCAGGCTTACCTGGGTATAAAAGGGGTAGTGCCACTGTCTCAGGAGTCAAGTGAGCTGGTTGGGAAAGGAATGGCTGTGAGAGCTGGGGCTTGCAGTCTCATGCAAGCTGGCTGTTTCAGAGTGGTGCTGATGGGGATCCGTGTCACATCCTCATCCATGCTGTGCTGTTGCTGTAGCCTAAGAGGAAACTGTGCTGTATGGTCCTGGGCCCAACTTGTCCTTCCTTGTGAACACCCCCAAGGCAGACTCTCCTTGAAAGAGAGGATTCTTATGTTGAACATTCTCCTTTCCTTGGAGTTTCCATTTCTACTGATATTTCCCTAAGTATGTAaactttatcttttattatttttatttatttatttattttaaagattttattttttactttttcttcccaaagtcccccggtacatagttgcatatttttagttgtaggtccttctagttgtggcatgtgggacgccacctcagtgtggcctgatgagcagtgccatgtccgcacccaggatccgaactggcacaagcctgggccaccgaagtggagtgcacaaacctaaccacttggccatgtggctggtcccttttatttatttcttttttgaggaagattagccctgagctaacaatctgctgccaatcctcttctttttgctgaggaagactggccctacgctaacatccatgcccatcttcctctactttatatgtaggatgccacctcagcatggtttgacaagcagtacGGAGGTCTGCACCCacgatctgaactggtgaaccccaggccccgaagtggaacatgcaaacctaaccgctgtaccaccgggctggccccaaactttatattttaaatgttttcttccccTATTACTTTGCATCACCTTTTGGAGTTGTCCCCACCTTTGTTGAAATTATTTATCTGATACCTTAATTTTCCCCTTTGATTGCCCAACAGCAAAAAGTATGATGAATATGTTCATGGATCTTTTTATTGCAGCCACATGTACCAGTTCTCTGGAAATACCTAAGAAATGTATTCATCAGCATATGTCTCTAGAATGCCTATTAAAACTCTTGAAACTCGGCAATCtcgaataaagagaaaataaaggaaaaaaacggATAAGGGGGGCTCTGTCTGCCATGTTCCCCGGGACCCCGCATGGCACCTGCACCTGACAGACAGTAAATGCCTGTTGAAGGGACAAGTCTCAAATTTCTTGTGGTGGAAATGGAGACCTTTACTTAGTATTTGTgttcattataatatttaaaagttgacttttaaattgcatttcttaCCAAACTGTCTTCTTGAATGTTGAGTATGTGTTTAATTTTGGTCCTTTTCTCTTGATGGCCCTAATGATGAAGTTGCAAGGTCCTCTTTAGTGCAATGCCTTGaaaattctttttgttctttgtatGACATTGAGTTTAATGAAATCTCTTGCTGAAAACCAATATGCTTTAAaatcagagaattaaaaatacatttctgaagaggaaatagtttattttttttttaatttttattgagttaatgataggttacaatcttgtgaaatttcaaagaTTCTAGGAGTCGTTGAGTCCTCAATCAGTCTTCCCATCTCCTTACCCCTTTCTCTGATGCTGGAAAGGCCTGGAAAATGCCTCCAGTAAAGTATCAAGTCATGAGGAGCCCAAATTTAGAACCAGCAGGACTGCTTGACTCGCTTTCTACCTTCGGGTAACTTGTtgaacctccctgggcctccgcTTCCTCGTCACAGAAGAGCAGTGCCCACTCTGCCTGTCTTACTGAGTTGTGATGAGGGTCACGTGAATTCAAGTGCCTTGTAAATGCAAAGGGGTGGATGTAGTTCCATATACACAGGACAAAATCTGGAAGGAAACACCACAGTTAggtatgaaataaaatttttaacattgaAATGGTGGTAAAttatatacacattatttttcatttgtgtgcTAGGAGACGATGAAGAGGAAATGGAGcatcaggaagaaggcaaagagCACCTTTCAGAAACAGAAGGCAGTGGGGAGGATGAGCTGGGAAGTGAACATAGTGAGACCACTCAAAAGATCAAAGGCCAGCCCTGTCCGAAAAGGCTTTTTACCTTCAGCCTTGTGAACTCCTATGGAACAGCTGACATAAATTCCCTTGCAGCTGACGGAAAACTACTTAAACTCAACTGTAAGTGCTTTTTCTGACATTTCAGACTGGACTTTTGGGGGGCTTGGGATCTATTTGAAAATACTTGcactgaatgcttactatgttGGGCTTTCATCATCTCCGTGTAGCTCAGGGACACTTTTGTGATCCTTGCTTTGAAGCTCCCTAAAGACTGTTTTAGATACATGATCACCACTCCCCTCCCTTCTGCCCACTCCTGGCCTCCTTGTCAGGCTTTTCTCTCTAGTCCTTGATGACTTCAGAAGGAAGCAATCTCTCCCTCCACTCCTACCACCCTTCAGGACCTTTGCTCCAGGTTGATAACACTTCTTGTGGCCCTCCTGGATAACAGCATTTCCCCAAACTCATTTCACTTTTGagaataaatgcatatttcttttgTTCCATGAGAATACTCATGAAATGTGACCCATCTAGAGGATGATCATGGATTTTGTAGGCTGTTACCTGGAGCTTATAATGGAACTGCTATACAGACAGGAAGAAGCATCCACATGGGGTGTGTCATGTGTGTGTGAGAAGCACAAGTGAACGGGGAGGATGCCTGCACAGGATCAGGAGGGGAGCTGCAAAAGTGTCTCCTGGGTCTTTTAGCTTCCTTCACTGGAGAAGAAATTAGCTAGATGTccgctagctagctagctagctagctttcttgctttttttggttatacctctttaaaaaaaatttttttaataacagctttattgagatattctTGGATCTCcacatccatctctctctccatctcactgcagctccctcctctccatgtGGCTTCGTCCTCTTTAGTACAACGCCTTGAAAATTCTTGCCAAATATTCTAGGAGTCTTTGACTCCTCAATCGGTCTTCccatctccttctccctttctctgatgCTGGAAAGGCCTGAAAAATGCCTCCCGTCAGTAAGTGGGGCAATGTAGgcattgctttgtttcttttctttttctcacggTCTTACTCTTGCTCTGCCTAATAGCCATTGTCTGAAAACAGTTATTTCGTCAGGTTTTCTTGTGGTTTAAGGAGGGAGGGTAAATCTGGTTACTCTTACTCCATCTTGACCTATGacctttcagaatttttaaatagtaCTTTTGGAGCTTATCTGTAGCATTGAGGAAATCTTCACCAAAGGATTTGGGGGTTCAGGGGTTCAGAGTTGACTGGCTTAAGGCAGAGCACTGCTCTTGGCGGTGGCTGGTGATGGGTGAGCAGGTGTCAATGGTGCAGCCTGAGCGTGGTCCTTCTCACTCCTGTCACCTGAAAGCCTCTCCCATTGCTGGCCATTCAGTAGTGAGTGACACTTTGGTGCTCCTCCACAGCTCGATCCACACTGGCCATCGACTGGGACAGTGAGACCCGGAGCCTTTATTATGATGAGCAAGAATCTGAGGTAGGTCACTTGGGATTCTTGGTCAGTGGTGTGTGCTGGTTTCTGCTCTGGATGTGTCTTAGGGTCCCTCTCACCAGTTCCACAGCAATTTAACAAGTTATATTTCAGACTGAGAATGAAAAGCACTTAAAGATTTTGTCATTATGTTTCGAGGCTCCAAAAAGTACATTATATTCCAGGCATGAGAGCTCGTGAGGTCATAGCTCGATGTGGTAAGATCTTGTTTCCCGAACAGAACTCAGCACTTTGTTCCTCACAGGCCTATGAGAAGCACGTAAGCATGTTGCAgcctcagaagaagaaaaagatggcaGTGGCTCTGAGAGACTGCATTGAGCTCTTCACCACCATGGAGACCCTTGGGGAGCATGACCCTTGGTATGTAGCTCTCCACTCTGGACAAGCCACCATGTACCCTGGGACTCTGAGATCTGCTGGGGCCATCTGTGTACACAAAACCTTTTGTATTTGGACTTGTCACTTTTTGACATGGCCGACCCTACAACACAGGTCTTTCTGTGTGAATTGTGTTTTTCAGACTAAGAAAGCCGTCACCCTGTTTTGGAAGGGGGCTTAGAGACCTCCTTGCCCTGAAACAGTCCTGCTGAATACAAGAAAGGGTGTTGTGGGATTACGGCTGTGCCTCCAGGCTTGAGTGCCACGTGGCActggctcctccctcccctctaagtgatggtttctcttttttcttcaggTACTGTCCCAACTGTAAGAAGCATCAACAGGCCACAAAGAAGTTTGACTTATGGTCTTTGCCAAAGATCCTGGTGGTCCACCTCAAACGTTTCTCCTACAATAGATACTGGAGGGATAAGCTCGACACAGTTGTGGAATTCCCAGTCAGGTGGGTTCCTGGGCTGCACTGTTATTAGGAAAATTAAACAGGCAGGAAATCTGGGCACTGATTGGCTGAGGGTTTTGCTACCAGAGACTTTCCTGCATTAGGATGAGTATTGTTGGGCTCTGGGAGGTTAGACTTTGGCTCACTTcacctccccatcctcccaccttTGGGGAAAAGACTCTCCAATAGAAGCCCTTCCTCAGGCTCAGGGTGATGCTGGTCATCTCTGCCACTGCTGGTTCCCCTCTTGAGTCCCCCGTGCCACCTGAGTGAGCAGGTTTTCCCACCCTGTCATTGGTCCCAGGGAGCCTGGGCTCAGCAGGACAGCACAAGCGCAGTGCTGCTTCTTATTAACAGAGGGACAAGGCAACCAGAGAGTAATCTGCTGGGGAGAATTGGATTATTGGGGGCCTCAGATGGGGGTGCAGATTCACCACCGCCCTGTCCCTGGAGTAGGGACCTAAGGCTGGCTGTCTACTCATATCCTCTCAGGTCCCAAGGTACAGAGTGTAACTGACACAGGAAAGTAAGTCAACAAGATAGGAGTTCCTCcacaaaatgcagattttaaaatatgggtGGATATTTTACATGAAGTAAAAGATGGGTGGACAGATACGTGAAGTATAGACATGTCAATGGGAGAATCTACGTGATGGGCATATAGGTATTTGTTGtaaaattcttttaacttttctgtgtgtttgaaattttcagaATAAAGCATTAGGGGGAAGAAGCTTTCTGGGCCTATTTTGGTGTTTAGCTTAAGTTTTTAGGTAGTAATTGTAATTTTGAATGTAACAGCCATTTCTCCGCAGTTGCTGCAGACCTCTTCTCTGTGCTCAGAGCCCTTCCTCGCTGTTTGGTCTGGAGTTGGAGTTACCCAGGAGGCTTCTCCTCTTTTCTAGTCTGAACATGTCAGTGGTCAGAACAAGACCCTAGGGCCCCTTCTGTCATGgtctgttcattcattccttcagcagTTGGTATTTGAGTGCCTCTCTTGTTCTGGCCTGTTGCATAAAAGGGGTTTCTGGGTtactctgtcttctttctctgagTTTAATGTATTTAAGGGCTATTTTTGTGTTTGTGCTCAGAGGTCTGAACATGTCCGAGTTTGTCTGTGACCTGTCAGCAAGGCCTTATGTGTATGACCTCATTGCCGTGTCCAATCATTATGGAGCCATGGGAGTTGGCCACTGTAAGTATTGGCATCTGCTTCCTTCTGAGACGTTGAAATGCCCTCTGCCAGTTGTCTCACGAGCCTCTCCCAATGTGCCAGGCGTTGCTCAAAGCACTCTACTTACGTAACTCCTCAGGTTTCAGGCTTtttccctgctgctgctgctccactctttttttggtttttgtattCTTTAATCTAGTAATCCCACCTCTGGGAATCTACCCTAAGGAAAGTTTTATGCACAAAAATATTCACCTATTTATAACAGTGAAAAATTAGTAACAGCATTGGTGATCAATAGTTGGCTCTACTGTCCATCTACTTGATAGAAGAGGACACAGtcattgcaaaataaaattactaataaCGCAGGGGACATGTCCATGATATGTTAAGCGAAAACAGTGACACGGAGTTGCATCATCACAGAAGATAGTGTCACAACTACAGtaaaacagaagcaaagaaactgaaagtgaaaagcCTAGGAGGAGACACCAAAatgttcattttacttttttctgtttgttctactttattttccaaaatttctataaTGTGTAGGtttacttttataatgaaaagacATAGTACATTTTGTTACTTGTTTATGGGAagggttagtgatgttgaagggAGGAGCTGGGTTTCCTCATATCTCCTCTGCTGTCTCTGCACCATGCCAGCTGCCACTGCACCCAGTATTAGGACCCCAAGAGATGACACCATGGCAGGTGTCAGTTCCATTTGCACTCAATGGATTACGGAATTGCCCTAAACCCCAATCTTCTCCTTTATACTGGTAAGCTTTTTCTGTTGGCCTAACAGTCTGCTCTCCTGTGCCTCCATTCTTACCTCCTGGCTCCAGATGGCTGCTCAGTCTCCAGTCCTCATGTCTGCATTTCAGGCCATCAGAATAAGGGggaatggggctggcctggtggcgcagtggttaagtgtgcacattccgcttcggtggcctggtgttcgctggttcggataccgggtgcagacatggcaccgctcagcaagccatgctgtggtaggcgtcccacatataaagtagaggaagatgggtacggatgttagctcagggccagtcttcctcagcaaaaagaggaggattggcagcagatgttagctgagggctaatcttccaaaaaagaaaaaaagaataaggggGAAAAAGGGCATGATGTTCCCTTTTAAGCAGACTTCTCAGAAGTCTCCCTCAACTCCTCTACATACATCTTATTGGCTATAACTTGGTCGCCTGGCTACATCTAGTTGTAGGAGAGGCTACAATAAAAATTGTTCCTACTTAAAAATTGGGGCTGTACTGGGGTGGCTGTTAGCGATTTCTGGTTACATCATATTCTGCAGCACTTAGTTTTCTGCAACTCTTTTCTcccaaaataaattttgatatctGTGTTCACGCATACTACTCaaacatattcatttttaaactgcTATTTTAGCATATAAATGTACCACGTGGGCAGTTTCTTAGCCTCCAaaggcttcagttttcttatccatGAGATTAGGCTGGTTGTATGAAGGTCCACATTGCATCCACAGGTGGAACTCCAAGATTTTGAGCCACCAGTGCAGCTGTTATGCCAAGCACAGACGGTGGACACAGGCCCTCAGCATCTTCCCTGTCACCGTCTCCTGTGTTCTTCAACCACCACTTTGTGCAGTAAGCACTACAGTGAGGAGTGATTAAAcagcttgcccaaagtcagacAGCGGGTTGAGAGTAGAAACCAGATCTCCATTAGATTCTGTCGTTTCTTGGAGTCTGAGTGGAGCAGGAATTGGGCATTGCTGCTGGGATTGCTGTTGTAAACACATCCTGCTTGGAAAGAGTGTAAAATCGAGACAGGAAGTGTTGGCTATGGGAAATGCTTGGACCATTGTGAGAAATTGTTGCTCAGCCACAGACTCTTGACTGAGTTTTAGAGCAAGGTAAATTTAAGTCTTCTTGTCCACATCCCAGCTCCACAAACCCAAATGGCCAATGTGTCGCTCACTGGGATTGCTCCGTGGGCTGCAGAGGCAGTAAGAGGCAGTAGTAGCCATCTGCCTGGACAAAGTGGGGGAGTTTGACTAGGCATGTTGTTTTCAAGGAAGGTGTTTTGCTTAAATCTTAAAGTAGCAGCTCATTTTATGGGTCCCCTGGCTCTGGATTATTGCTCATAGCCATCTTGAAGATTAACATtggatttctctattttttggatTAGTCTCCCCAAATTACAGTTTAAAGCCTTGGTCCCTGACGGCTCCATTTTAACCTTTTAGAGGCTTTTTgagaagaaacagattttttaaaaagatgagttaTCTTTTGGTTGTTACAACACAAGCtgtaaattacttttaatttcagggtctttgtttcacttttttggagttttgttgttgtttggtgcAAGCCTAATAAACTAGCCGGATTATTTTTCTGGTGACTGCTAGAGTATTTTCTTTGTTGACCTGGCAGACACTGCATATGCGAAGAACAAACTGAACGGGAAATGGTATTACTTTGATGATAGCAACGTGTCCCTGGCTTCTGAGGAGCAGATAGTGGTGAGTAGGCCCTGATACCTGGTTTCTCCTCTTACCTTTATGGATTAAAGCTGGGAAGAGTCTCCTGGGCTAGTTGGTTATTTAGTCATCTTGATGTGACAGTGGGAGCTGGGTGTGGTAGAGAAAGAGTTGGCTGCCATTCCTTCTGGGATCCTTCCTCAATGAGATGCTCATCTCTCCTCAGGGTTCTGTCACAGGACGCCTGCCTTTCCCCACTTCCTGGGCAGGGTCAGCCAAAGCTAGCCTCATGTGGAAGGGCCTTCATGGTCgcctctgtgtgtgcatgcgcagGGCAAGATGGCAGATCCCTGAGAGTGGTGTGTTTTGAACAGTGAGAGAAAAGTTTGGGGGAATGAGTGATTTTTCCAACCAGTGAAGAGACTTTTTCCCCTCTTGTGTTTTAGACAAAAGCAGCTTACGTGCTGTTTTACCAGCGTCGAGACGATGAGTTTTGTAAGACACCTTCACTCATCAGTTTTCCTGGATCCTCTGATGGAGGGATGAGACCAAGCAGCTCACAGCAGGGCGTGGGGGATGATGAGGCTTGCAGCATGGACACCAACTGATGCTGCCTCAGCAACTTTGCCACCCCACAGCACCAGTGTAATCCCCCAGGAGAATATCTGATACTCTAAAGACTACTAGTGTTCGGTCTAAAAACAAgatgaggaaattcccttcttttatcagaaggaaaaaaaagaccttaTTTGCTCAGAAGGGTTATGTCAAGAggctgaattattttcttttttacacagGTGGTGAGAAATTTCTCTAAGACCTGTGGAGTTGCaaagtggggggtggggcagggcacaAAATAGAGTGTGTCTGATGGATTCCAGAGAATGGAGAGGAGCACACTGTAATTGAGTATGGGGCGGCCAGGAAGACCTGCTGCAGGCTGCCCTGAGTCTGGATTTCTGATTCTGGTGCCGATTACTGGTCACCGCAGTAGTCTGCCTATAGTAAACCAAGCCTCAAGTAAACTTGATGTCCCCTTCTCCTTTGCTGTGCACTGAGATGGGTTTATAATTCCCTCAAAATTAGCCACTGAAGcccatttctgtttccttttgtgtCATCTTGGAATTTCCAGCTTTATTACCCCTAATGAAATGAAGATATTTGGTGTTGGGGTCTCCTGTCTCTCAGTCTATTGTGGAACCTAGCAGTTCTGTGTCCCCCACCATCCTTGTTGAATTGAGACGGATGGATACGGTGTGAAACTTTAATTAGATATCACTTAAAAGAAGTTGATGCACAAAACTGCTGGTTACTGTGTCCAGTCCAGTCCTTTCTCTCCACGTTGGCTTGAGAACTGGAACCTTTCTGGGAGTTGTCAGGCCTGGAAAGGGTTCCCGTTCCTGCCAACTTTTCGTAAGAAGTGAGATTCCCGCCCCTCCACTCAGACGGAGCTCTCAACTCGGAGCTCTCAACGTGTCTGGCCTCCTCACCCTGCCGAGGCCTCGCAggtcacccccaccccacccctatcCGCGTAGGCCCGATCTCGCGTTCTCAGCCGCCTCCCTCCGCCTGCGCCTGCGGGGCCCTTGCTTCCCCTCCGGGCTGCTGGCGTGTAGGTTTAAAGCAGATGGCCGTCCGGGCTTTTTTGTCTGACCTTTAACCTGAGCCGTGGGGGTTGGGGCCGCTGGTCTTGGGCACGCGCGATCGATCATTCGGGGCGCGTGTGGTGACCGTTGGCCGGGGCGGCGGCGTGGTCAAGCTGCTCGGTGAGGACGCGGCTGCCGACCTCCTGTCCGAGGGCTGGCTGCAGGGTGCGGGTGGGGTGGGCTCAGGTCCTGAGAGCCGAAGGGGCTGAGGGATGAACGTCCGGCGGCGGCAGCGGGCGGCAGGGGGAGGCGGGGCTGGGCGTCCCTGGGGCTACTGCCTGGTCGCCAGTTCTTGGAGAACCACAGGCCACACCCGCCTACAAGGGGTGGACAGAGTGTGGGTTCCCCTGCTCTCTGGCCGTTAGCGTGGATCAAGCACAAGGAAATAATGGCAAATACCTCATTCGGGGTGGTTTACAACCTCATCTGTAACATTCTCGTTTTGCCCGCTGCATTTCCAATGTATTACATAATAAGGACATGGTCGCTTTTAGGAGAAATGTCTGAAAAACTGAGAAGATGCAGAAAGGAGCTGACCGCAGCCATTGACCGGGCCTTTGAAGGAGTCAGTCATTCCCAGGAGTGCTCAGGCCAGCCGAGGCTGGAGCTGGACACAGCGCCGCTTTCCTTCCACCTCCCCGTGCACCGGCTTCTCTGCAGGAGGCAGCTGCTTGCAGCCTGCTCTCCTGCTGCTCCCTTTGCTCCTGTCCTGTGTGCTCCAGAGAATGAGAGCCCTGCCTTTGCCCCAAACCATGCCCCAATGAATGCACAGCCACAGGATTTATGCCCCAAAAGAAAACCTCTGACCAGCAAGGAAAACGTATTGTTGCATTCCTCCATTTTGGCACCCGAAAGACAGTTTTGGAGAGCGACAGGAGATGGGGAGAACTGGAGAAAAGACAGTATAAGGTGATTCCAATTTGATAGTTTAATAGCTACAATTAGGGGGAtctcatttctgaaaaaattgttGAAGATCCTACATTGAGTCCATAACACTGCTCTTACCTCCCCCTGGGAGCTCTATGACTATATTTGGGAAGTTCACAGACATTCTTAAGAATTTGACCCAGAaaacgtgtgtctgtgtgtatgggTTGAAGGGGCAAGGGGTCCTGGATGTCAAACCAGTCATGGAAACCA from Equus caballus isolate H_3958 breed thoroughbred chromosome 16, TB-T2T, whole genome shotgun sequence harbors:
- the C16H3orf62 gene encoding uncharacterized protein C3orf62 homolog isoform X3 yields the protein MANTSFGVVYNLICNILVLPAAFPMYYIIRTWSLLGEMSEKLRRCRKELTAAIDRAFEGVSHSQECSGQPRLELDTAPLSFHLPVHRLLCRRQLLAACSPAAPFAPVLCAPENESPAFAPNHAPMNAQPQDLCPKRKPLTSKENVLLHSSILAPERQFWRATGDGENWRKDSIREDMEKDLKVDSNMPLSNSSQEVTKDLLDMIDHTSIRTIEELAGKLEFENELNRVCGHCEDSPFKEEAWALLVDESPQKASDADPGSLKQAFDDHNIVETVLDMEEDYNLMTSFKYQIDSSWQAKQSLNCFRGNTKLQFGLAESK
- the C16H3orf62 gene encoding uncharacterized protein C3orf62 homolog isoform X4 gives rise to the protein MANTSFGVVYNLICNILVLPAAFPMYYIIRTWSLLGEMSEKLRRCRKELTAAIDRAFEGVSHSQECSGQPRLELDTAPLSFHLPVHRLLCRRQLLAACSPAAPFAPVLCAPENESPAFAPNHAPMNAQPQDLCPKRKPLTSKENVLLHSSILAPERQFWRATGDGENWRKDSISFREDMEKDLKVDSNMPLSNSSQEVTKDLLDMIDHTSIRTIEELAGKLEFENELNRVCGHCEDSPFKEEAWALLVDESPQKASDADPGSLKQAFDDHNIVETVLDMEEDYNLMTSFKYQIDSSWQAKQSLNCFRGNTKLQFGLAESK
- the C16H3orf62 gene encoding uncharacterized protein C3orf62 homolog (The RefSeq protein has 1 substitution compared to this genomic sequence); this translates as MYYIIRTWSLLGEMSEKLRRCRKELTAAIDRAFEGVSHSQECSGQPRLELDTAPLSFHLPVHRLLCRRQPLAACSPAAPFAPVLCAPENESPAFAPNHAPMNAQPQDLCPKRKPLTSKENVLLHSSILAPERQFWRATGDGENWRKDSIREDMEKDLKVDSNMPLSNSSQEVTKDLLDMIDHTSIRTIEELAGKLEFENELNRVCGHCEDSPFKEEAWALLVDESPQKASDADPGSLKQAFDDHNIVETVLDMEEDYNLMTSFKYQIE